The following nucleotide sequence is from Drosophila kikkawai strain 14028-0561.14 chromosome 2L, DkikHiC1v2, whole genome shotgun sequence.
TGTTTTGGTGCAGATTGGCAGGCCTCCTTCGATCAAGAGTCTGGCAGCACTACCCGTTTTGAATAGGTTGGCAGTTCTCGTGTTGTGTTTGTTGTGAGACTgcggaaaaaaattaattattttaatatttctgcCAAATAAAGCAACAAAATGGGCACCAAACGACCCAATACAAGCGTGGTACTCGCCCAGGAGTCAAAGCGCAGTAAAAGCGACCTGGTGGCCTACACAAATCGGGACAAAGCGCTCCTGGAGTCGGTAAGCGTGGTGGCAAGAAGAAGCATGTTGAGAGTTTCCCCcaagaaaattgtttatttgtacttttattgttaattttagGGCGTAAGGCGTACATCTAACCTGCAGGCGCCCATAATGCAGCTAGAGGGACATGAGGGCGAGATCTTTACCACAGAATTCCATCCCGAAGGCGAGTTACTGCTCTCCTCCGGCTTTGATAGGCAAATTTGTGAGTGAaatttaagccaaaaattgtttttagttaatattaattataaatttattccaGATATCTGGCAGGTTTACGATGACTGCGAGAACGTTATGGCCATGTCGGGACACAGTGGCGCCGTAATGGAGGCTCACTTTACGCCCGATGGCTCGCACATCTTTACCTGCTCCACGGACAAGACCCTGGCCATTTGGGACATTGTCACCGGGCAGCGTCAGAGGCGTTTCAAGGGTCACAGCAACTTTGTGAACAGCGTCCAGGGCTCGCGACGtggccagcagctgctctGCTCGGCAAGCGATGATCGCACCATTAAGATTTGGGATGCCCGAAAGAAACATGCTGCCCACACACTCGAATCACCGTACCAAGTGACATCCGTGTGCTTTGGCGATACCGGAGAGCAGGTCATAAGCGGTGGCATCGATAACGAAGTCAAGATTTGGGATATACGAAAGCAGGCTGTGCTGCATCATCTCCGTGGGCACTCGGACACCATCACCGGCATGTCGCTATCGCCCGAAGGCGACTTTGTGCTTACCAATGCCATGGACAATACGCTGCGAGTGTGGGATGTCCGACCGTATGCCCCAGGCGAAAGGTGCGTCAAGGTCTTTCAGGGCCATCAGCATAACTTTGAGAAGAATCTGTTGCGCTGCGCTTGGTCGCCGGGCAGCGACAAGATATCCTCGGGCTCTGCCGACCGGCATGTCTACATCTGGGATGTGAATACGCGGAGAATACTGTACAAGCTGCCCGGTCATAATGGCAGCGTCAATGATGTGGACTTTAGTCCAAAGGAACCGCTCATACTCTCCGGCTCCAGCGATAAGACCTTGTATCTGGGCGAGATTGACGATTGACGACTGGCAGATGAGCCCGAGATGCGTGCTCTCTTGGACACGCCTTTGGAGAGCAAGTAGAGTTCAGTTTAAGgattaaatataacaaaataaactattttagcGATTAATTTTGGTTGCTAAATACTAAAAATTGTGTTATTGAACTACAAAACGTGGCAactttccttttaatttatttcccaGAAGAAAGAGCTTGCTGATAACAACAATCGAAGGCTAGTAATTGCAAGACCCATGACTCACAgcgtgaaataaataataaacattaaattggAAATTTTTTGAGAGGCGTTATTATCAcaaataagttttattttgGATTGATCAATgagtttttaaataagttacaattcgttgctgctgctagGGCTGCTGCCTGCGGTGGTGAATGATgctttgttttatgttttttatttccttttcagACGGGCAAAGCACTTGTCGAGGCCGAAACACTCGTCTTGAAGAGCTGACCAAAGAACTTGAGACCCGTTGCCCCGCCGGGCACCATGCCCAGGATCATAAAGAGCAGAGCTATTATCTGGGCCACTGCAAATAGGACCGTGAAGGCCGTGCTCTTGGCCACCAAAGCGCAGTACAGCGTCAGCAGCAAACAGAAGCTGTAGGAGAGCGAGGTCAATAGACGCTGCTTGGAGAACATCTGTCGGAGAAAGGCGCCAAAGCCGGAGAGGAAGCAGAAGCTGAGGATGAAGAACAAGCTGCCCAGGGTGTACAGCAGGGCGAACTTTCTTGCTTTCAGGATCAGAACGGGAATGTAGAATGTGGAAAGGGTCATGCACAGCCCGCCCATGCCCAGGCAGGCCACAAAGCCCACGATTCGCTGCAGGCGAGACTGTAAGTAGCGGggattttttagttattttccattttaagcAATAGATTGTATATTCGTTAGTTACCAATTTGGGGCAACAGGAATCCTGGGTGTCCTTCAGCCAGCTATTTTGAACCTCCGGTTCTGCGCCCTTGGAAAAGAATCCCAAACTGGGCACTTTCAGTTGTGGCAGCTTGACATTAAAGCTCTTCTTCTGGTCGCTCTGCAGCAGCAGGTATTCGTCTAAGTCAGACTTTAAACTACTCATCTTTTCACTGAATTTCACTGAATTaatgcaaatattatttatgatcccaaaagcaaaacaaaacaacagtGTTACCAGAACGGCCAAGTTGGAAGGCACTAAAAATGGCCACATAAGAGGAAGCATTTAAAATTGCAAAACtctttaagaatatatttaaggtTTTACATGAAAATCTTTCAAAATGTAAGTCAGATATGATTTagattttaattgctttttttCTACAATATAAGATAAACacaaacataatttaaataagagACAATAGCCAAATGTTGTTAGGAACATGTTGAGCAACACCCAAATACAGACACATGTTGTTAGCAACATATTGAGCTACCACCAAGGTCGCCAGACTCCCCCCCCCAGACTCGGAAGAGAGAGAAATTAACAGTCATAAGCtctatttaattaaagctTAGCTAAAACTAGTAAAATAATGactcaatttaaatattaatcttcGTACACTCATTATTTGGTCCTGCCAATATATATCCTATATACAAAAGATAAATCGCTCAAGATTTGAGAAAGTCTTTTAAGTAATAAGGCAGAGGGATTCAAAAATTTGTGGTCGAGCTTTGAAGTGGAAAACTGGGCGGGTTCGATTCGGTACAAGGACCAATTTGGCCAGGCTATTGGCGTTGAGTACCAGTCCTGATCAGGATAATGTCCAAGCATGGCTAATAAGCCTGCCAAGGATCATGACCACTAGCAAGGATACCACTTGGGCATGCATTATGGCTAGGAGCAGAGCCATCAGCACCATTATTTGCTTGACTTGCTTCTCGACTAGTCGCTTAATGCTTTCGATTTGTTGTTTGACATGGATCTTATTTggttaaaatcgaaaatctcATTTGCACTATAGAAGTCGTGTCTTTACAAGTGAATGCTGTGTTAAAGTAACAACTACATATTATCTTATTCTGTTAAGAAAGAACATTCAAATCGTTTTCCCATTAACTTATTCTCTTATGTTGTAAAACATACGCTTAAcatgttcaataaattattaataggTACTCACGATTGATTTATTTACTCATACCCCCAACCTCAGTAAGAGATAGCGCCCCCTCTGACTCACTGGCCGAGCTATTAGTGGGCATTCGGCAACGGAAACTTGGTCTCGAAGTTATCAGGTGAAACTGTTGCCATCGCCCCATGATAGCGCTGGACTCCTGGGTGCACAAAGCTTTAGCAGAATATTTGTTTTCGCCAGCTGAATTTTCAGTCCGATAACTTTGCTGACAGCGTAATTCAAACAAACAAAGTGATTACCTCATTACGGCCATGTTCCAGAATAGTGGAGCTCTCCAGCTCAAAAGGCAGATATCGTGCAAAAAAGATATCATGCCGAAATTATGCCTAAACCCCCAAGGAGCATTCTCCCTAAATACCAGCGTCTAAGCCTTTAATATAAGTAATTAATATCCGATTTGCTGATATCTTTAGCTTGATATCGTGGGGAGTATAAAAGGTAAAGGAAAAGTCGTTTTCCTAGCGCCACTTAGTTCATTTGCCATGACCGACCAACACTTGATAGTTGCCAAAATCGTGGCCATTGTGGTTCTGCTGCTGGTCACCCTGGTGTTCTGCTTCATTCCCTATCTGCTGGATCGCTTCTACAAGTGGACATCCCGACCCCAGAGCGATGCTCGCGAGTTTAAGGTGGTCCTCTGCCTGCTTAACTTTGGCGGAGGCGTCCTCATAGCCACCACCTTCATCCATATGCTGCCCGAGGTGGTGGAAGTGGTGAGTGCACTTCAGGATTGCCGAATGCTAATACCCACTCCATTTGGGCTGCCAGAGGTCCTGCTATGCACCGGCTTTTATCTGATGTATTGCATCGAGGAAACTATGCACTTCATAGTCCGGCGAAGACAGCAACGCAAACGCCAGCTCATAGTGGGTGTGGAGGTGATGCAGAAGGGGCAGGTTGTCGAGCTGGAGGAACCGGAGAAGCCTAAGGATCAGCCCCAAGAACCCAACTGGCTTCGGGGCCTGGGAATCATCGTGGCTCTGTCCCTTCATGAACTATTTGGCGGCATGGCCATTGGCCTGGAGATGAGTGTCAGCACTGTGTGGTTTATGTGCGGCGCCATCGCAGTCCACAAACTTGTCCTGGCCTTTTGCATAGGCATGGAGATTATGATGGCTCATACGAGGTGGCTACTGGCGGTCGTCTATCTGCTTGTCTTCTCGGTGGTAACTCCCATAGGAGTGGGAATCGGGATCGCGGTTAGCGAGTCCTCTGCTGCAAACGAACCGAGCACGGTATCGGGAATCCTGCAGGGCCTGGCGTGCGGCACTCTGATCTATGTGGTCTTCTTCGAGATTGTGGCCAAGAACCATGCCGGCCTGCGGGTCCTCCTGTCTTCGGTGTTGGGATTCATTCTAATGTTCGGTCTCCAGATAGCAAGTAAGTGAACAATCTCATTTTGAACGTCTTGAAAGCTGTGATCTAACTAGTTGCATTCTCTCTTCCAGTTGGAGAAGCCAAGGGCAAGAGTCACTATGTCTGCCCCCAGACGAAGTTCAAAGAAGTGGCCCTTTCTTGACTTTGACTTGAAGTCAAGGCAATGCTTTCTTAGCAGACATTTTCTTCGATGAagaaattgattgatttaatttggcaAAGTAAGCTTCAAGtaccaattttaaaatacaatattgtATAATTAAGATTCTGAAAAAAATACGAGCAACAAACAAAGACTATTTGAATTGAGGACCCTTCTCTAATTAGTTGCTAAGTATTTGATTATGTTTCTTAACGGGTGGTTAGTTGGGACTCTTATCCTTTCAGTGCGAAACACGCcctgttaaataaatttcacattGTACCGGGGTTTTAAAGTTATCAGATGAAACTATCGCCGTCATCTAATGATagcaatgaaataaaaatagacaAAGACTTTGGCTGTCATTGGCAACAAATTATTGCCTTAAGCCAGCTGAAATTTCAGTCCGAAAACTTTTACTGACAGCGTAATGCAGGAAAGTCAAGTGATGGACACAAAAGCAACCAGACTTTCCTGGAAACAAAGAAAGTTTATTAAGATATTTTGTCTATTTAGGGACCTTTTTACATATCCTAGATAGATCCTTAGACCTATTAAAATCCTATCAAAATCTGCTTGTTAGATTCAGGAGTAACTTTTCTCATAGCATGATATCCTCCACATTACACAACCCTCTTGGGACTTGAAATTATTTACCGAGAACCCCATCTTATGGCTATCGTGCCAGGTGAAAGCCACCTGTCCACGTGACCGAGAATGGAGATAACTACTACCATTGAGATAACGTAGGCTGCCCATTGTCTGGGCCGCTCTGCGCCGTGTATCCGCATATCAATCAGCGATCCGATTCCATTGATTTACGACTGGAAATATAAACCACTGGTGGTCGCCGGTCTCCGCCAAACTCAGTCGTTGCTAGCAGCTCGGAACGGGAGGATGGCCAGCGCAGTGGATATGTCAGGCCTGCTCGTGGCCAAAATAGTAGCCATGGTAGTGCTGGTGGTGATTACTGTGCTCTGCGGCAGCCTGCCGTACATCCTGGACCGCTGGTTAAAGTGGACCAAGAAGAGTCCCGAGGAAACCCGTGCCTCGGCGGTGGTGCGATGTCTGCTCTTCTTCGGTGGCGGCGTGCTCATATGCACCACCTTTCTGCACATGCTGCCGGAGGTGATCGAGGTGGTGGATGCCCTGCAGCAATGCGGAATGCTTGCGGTGACGCCGTTCGCCCTGCCCGAGCTGCTCCTCTGCACCGGCTTCTTCCTGATGTACGCCTTGGACGAGCTAATGACTGCGTTTGTGCGACGTCACCAGCAAAAGCTCAGCCGGAAGGAGTCACTGGCTAGTGGGGCCTTTGAAAGGGGACACAGCATACGGCATAGTGTCCTGCTAAAGGGGAAGGATACGATGAGAGAGGAGGTTATAGTTGCGGAATCTCAAGCAGTGAGCGATAAACACGAGCACGGCCACGGGCACTCACATTTGCCAGTGCCAACCGGGGAAGGATCCTCGGCCCGGGGACTGGGCATTATCCTGGCACTGTCCCTGCACGAGCTTTTCGAAGGAATGGCCATCGGTCTGGAGAACAGTGTGAGCACGGTTTGGTTTATGTTCGGCGCAGTGGCCGCCCACAAGCTGGTCTTGGCCTTCTGTGTTGGCAtggagctgctggtggcccGAACCCGCGGCTCTCTGGCCATTGTCTATTTGGTAACCTTCTCGATTGTCACGCCCATTGGTATTGGGGTGGGCCTTGGCATAAGCGAGCAGGTGGTGGCGGGCCAACCCAGTCTGCCCTCGGGAGTGCTCCAGGGCATCGCTTGCGGAACCCTGCTGTACGTGGTATTCTTCGAGATTCTCACCGAGAATCACGCGGGATGGCGAGCCCTTATCTCAGCCCTGGCTGGTTTCAGTCTCATGTTCGGACTGCAAATTCTGTGTAAGTGATCACTGAGACATATGGTGGAATGATCCATTGACCTTGTCTTTTTCTTCTCTTATTCAGCTGATGAAGCGGAAGGTGATGACAGCCTCTCCTGTTCCTAAGCCATGCAACGCCACTTCAACAGGAACCCCCCCCCTGgttcctttatttttgttttaatgagtcttttttttttagttaattaattattgtataATAAGACTggattaattttgttttattaaggTATTGAACTGCTCTCTTTGTGATGCTGTAGGAAAGAGATTCCGCCTCTCTTTAATAGATGAGAGATCTACATCGATGGCTGCAGCAGGGCTTGTAAGTGACCCTGTGCAGGTACTGAAACTGCtactccttctcctcctcgtaTTCCGGAAGCACAGAACAGCAACAACCAGCGCCGGGATCCAGCCAACGACAACGTTGACTCAATGTCACTCACTCCAGTTTAGAGGCTGCAATTAAAACTGGCATCTCTggactttattattattgacgATCTTAATACcttatgaaattaaaatttctaggaaatacattttgttttccaACAAAGACGATCCCACCTGCACTAAATAATAAGCTTAGACATCATTTTAATGAGGATGCGCCATAATTAGACCTAGGCAGGCTCTCCAAGCAAGTGAAAGCCGACGTAGATATCTTAAGTGTAATTTAAAGGTACTTTTCTTTCAAGTTAAGTGCAGGTTGTTtgcatttattgaatttaagtCCCATGTTCATGTACTTAGTAAACCTTCTCAGATAACTTAAGCCAGTAGTAACGAAGGAGAAcctcttaaattttaaatacattcgTATTTCGAGTTTTATAAACTTCAATCTCTTTCTGGCCGCTTCCTCAATCAAAAGCTTAAATCCGTGAGTCACAAACAGAGCATGTTTTATTCTCAGTGAGAATTATTCTGAACTTAAAGCTCCCCTTGAGATAGCAGTATCAGTAGATCTGGTCAGCCTCACCTGATGCTCTCAGTTTTGCCCGCAAAGCCTTTGGCAATGCCTGTGCTACCCGGATTTCAATGgatgctggtgctgctgtgTTCAATCGGCGTGTTGGCCGAATACTGCGACAATGGAACGGGCGAGTGCAAGGAGCTAACTGGGACGGACTGTCCTGTGATATTCTACAACCAGCATTTGATTGGAGACAACGTGAAATTCTGTGATGAATTCAACGACATTGTCTGCTGTCCCTTGCCGTTGGATCACCAGAACCTGAAGCCCGTGGAGGAGGCGAGGCCGTTTGAGAAGCGTACAGAGctttgtatttgtatatttttgtagttctcatatttttttttatacattttcagaaTGCAAGCAGTATAATGAGGCGAGAGAAGCCTGTCGCTCCACGCCATTCATTGTGGGCGGCACAAAGGCCTCTGGGCGGGAGTTCCCCTTTATGGCGCTAATTGGAACCAAGCGAGTAAACAAGTCCAATGTGAGTTGGGACTGTGGTGGCTCTCTAGTGCATCCCAAATTTGTTTTGACTGCGGCTCATTGCCTGGAGACGGACGAGTAAGTAGCCCTGAAATGTTTATGGAATCTTAAATAACTCCAGAGTGCAGAGAAAAGGCCCAGCGGTTGGATCCCAACTTCGACTCACCAAAGTTTGTAGTTCGCCTGGGTGAGTTGGACTACGACGTAACCACCGATGATGCAAAGGTGCAGGACTTTCGGGTAGTGAACTATGTGGTGCATCCGGGTTATGATGACGATAGCGAAGAGCGCGGCTCCAAAAATGACATTGCAGTGGTCGAACTCGATCGGGAGGCTGTGTTCACGGATTATGTGGCGGCGGTTTGCCTGCCGCCAAGCAGCGGAAATGAAAACCAGCAGGTGACAGCCGCTGGCTGGGGATTCACCGAGGACGGTGTGAAGTCCACTCACCTGTTGAAGGTCACTCTGCAGCGATTCAGCGACGATGAGTGTCAGAAACGACTGCGTTTCGGCATCGAGACTCGCACCCAGTTCTGCGCCGGATCAATGACTAGCGAAAAGGATACTTGTAATGGCGACTCCGGAGGACCCATCTTCGTTCAACATCCGCTTTATCCTTGCCTCAAACAATTGTTGGGCATTGTGTCATACGGCTTGGTGTGCGGAAGTCAAGGAGTGCCCAGTGTCTACACCAAGGTCCATCTGTTTACTGACTGGATTGAGAGCATTGTTTGGGGAAATTAACAATCTGGTTGGTCTACAAAAAACGTATATATAAGATGTAGTTTTAGGatattgataaaattaaagtaaaccTAAAGGAAAGACTTTGTATAATATAAGAAAAGATTTCTGGGAGCTGGCAACTCTAGACATGCTTAAGCCGCGCTTTAAGCCCTGTTCAGATCCGAGGAATACATTTCCTAAGAAAGCTTATCGAGCTacaggaataaaaaaaaaagaaattaatatttaaacgaTTTTTAAGACACAACCTTTCATTTTACAGCCGCCTATAATTTTAatccatatattttttaaagtaaagaaaaagcATCAAGACACCGCGCCACATCGCGTCTCAAAAGCTCTCTGTGTTGGACTTGTTTTAGCCAGAAAATGGCTCAAGTGGCAACACTGCCTTCCAGTTGGAACCTCAAGCTCGGCTCGCCTCACCTGCAAGCCCGCTCCGATCTTTAGTTTCGATCGGGAAGTGCGGACGCGAGGTCTTGGGTCTTCTTGAATATCGCTTATTAGATTTCCTGCCGTGTGCCCTGCGGTGTCGTCAGAGTCCAAACATCGGATCTGCCGTGGAGCGTGGATCCCCCGGATCGTTGCCGTCGCCGTTGTGCAAGTGCTTTGCCAGTCACGTACCGCCGTTGCAATCAATCCAATATATATACCCATATAACTAGCCATAGAAgagccaccaaaaaaaaatataaaaaatatataaatattgttacAAACAGTGTGCACCTTTGCCTGATTGATTAACACATCACCTcccccacccacacacagGGAACAAGTATCGGAATTGGAATTCGAATTGGAAGTGGAACCGCTGCCATTATTGCAATTGCAACTGCGCGGTGTGTGGATCATCATTGCCGGAGAACGTTAAAAGTGCCGCGACTGCATTGTTTTGACTTTGATCGTGTGTGTCGTGGGTCGGTTTTCGGTCTTCGGTCTTCGGTCTTCACCCCGCCGCCCGATCTTCTTCGCCTGATCCCTCCCACTCCAAACCAGCGGAGCGCGTGCGTGTTGTAACTTTTGATTAGCTCTGTGGCTGGAGTTGGATTTGCTCTGGGATTCCGATTCGGATCTTCCAGTGCGCTTGCGTTTGTCGTAACTTATCGCCGCCCACATCTCTGGCAGTTGCTCTTGCATTCGCCGACTTCGACGCCGCCGTTGCGGCTCGTTCTTCTTCCTCAGGTGAGTTTTCGTGGAATGTCGGTGCTCCTTGCACTGAAACAGAAGTCTTTCAGATAATGGgaaatttttaaggaaattacTGTGTTCAGGTACAGGATTTAAGGGAATGTTCTTACTTTCACAAAATGGAATGTATCTTTCTGGCACTGAAAAAGTCTATCAAATAGGGGGAAATTTGTCAAGTATTTTTAAGGATATAGGATTTAAGGGAATATTCTTAGTTTTCCTTAATGGAATGTATCATTCTTACACTGagaaagtttaattttttcataattatttcGGTTTCAAATTTAGAAAACCTACTTCCTTCCCagggtttttgttttatgtatCTTCCCACGacttaaaaaaagttttttaaaacaagaaaaacagtTTCTATGCCCTAACAGTTTGCAATTGATTTAGGGATCGATTATGAATAATGATTAATGATAACTAAACCGAAAacgaatttattttcaattcaaaaatgttttctgtGTTGGTTAATAATAGATTGAAATGAAgtttaccatttaaaaattaagatttggttttaatttttggcaaatttaAGATTTTGAAAAAACTAGTAGATTCGTTTCTGCCAGGTcctggctagatcgactcggctgtggATAATGATCGAGcaaatatatgatttttaattgcttaaaGTTACActaaaaactattgaaaagtcttcttatttttccctgtgcatcAATTCTCCTTGAGGGTGTGTCCAGGAGTACATATGAGTGTGTATGTTGTGCAGGAAgatggttaaaaaaaaagaagcaacaGGAATACCCGTCGAATTGGCTATGCAAACGGGTACTTATTTTGAAATTCCCTGCACATGCCAAGGCGGATGAtggaaaaaagtgaaattcaGCAAGAAACCTTTGTAAttaaacacacatacacatacactcATCCACACACGCAGTGCCAGGCATAATTTATTGCATATTAGCGTTTGGCGTTGCCATTGGCAGCTGACAGCTGCTTTTGGGGATTGTTTCTCCGGAGATCGAtgtgggctgctgctgctgcgactgctgctgccaaATTCTATTCTTTTCTATAGTTCTGTGGCAGATGAGATCATTCCTAAAAAGCCCAGACCCGCCGAATCGACCAAGAATGGTCGAAAATacatggcaaaaaaaaaaaataaactttgtaAGTCCATTAATCACGGTCGAATAAAGAGAAATGTCTCGAGATTGAGGCTCTCTGAGTCACCTGTTTTTTCAAAGACTTCTTAGCTTTCATTAGTCAACCTTATCCAGCGGCAGAATCTAATTAAATCCCCTTTGTTTTCATCACCTCGATAACTGTTAGCTGTTTGTCTCTCTGCTATTTAAGCCGCTTGGCCAAGAGCCTGGCTAATGATTTACCTCTTGGGGCGATCAGAGACAAGGATCTAGGATTGGGTACAGAGAGAAATATTAATGGAGGccataaatacattttatttaattgattttcttcctatatatgttaaaaaaaaaggaaaagggtTTCGACTAAGCTCAGacttgttaaatatataagtgATTTTGCCAAAgtctaattaaaaatatttaacacttaaaactatattattttacttattaaaaGCTTTTACCAATCCAAAGCATCCTTTTGTTATTATCAATataaaactctttaaaaaacCATTACATTTCTTGCTGTGCATAATCGATTTGACCGAACCCCCATGTCAAGCCAAGATTAGACTGCTAGC
It contains:
- the Zip42C.1 gene encoding zinc transporter ZIP1; translated protein: MASAVDMSGLLVAKIVAMVVLVVITVLCGSLPYILDRWLKWTKKSPEETRASAVVRCLLFFGGGVLICTTFLHMLPEVIEVVDALQQCGMLAVTPFALPELLLCTGFFLMYALDELMTAFVRRHQQKLSRKESLASGAFERGHSIRHSVLLKGKDTMREEVIVAESQAVSDKHEHGHGHSHLPVPTGEGSSARGLGIILALSLHELFEGMAIGLENSVSTVWFMFGAVAAHKLVLAFCVGMELLVARTRGSLAIVYLVTFSIVTPIGIGVGLGISEQVVAGQPSLPSGVLQGIACGTLLYVVFFEILTENHAGWRALISALAGFSLMFGLQILSDEAEGDDSLSCS
- the Zip42C.2 gene encoding zinc transporter ZIP1, which gives rise to MTDQHLIVAKIVAIVVLLLVTLVFCFIPYLLDRFYKWTSRPQSDAREFKVVLCLLNFGGGVLIATTFIHMLPEVVEVVSALQDCRMLIPTPFGLPEVLLCTGFYLMYCIEETMHFIVRRRQQRKRQLIVGVEVMQKGQVVELEEPEKPKDQPQEPNWLRGLGIIVALSLHELFGGMAIGLEMSVSTVWFMCGAIAVHKLVLAFCIGMEIMMAHTRWLLAVVYLLVFSVVTPIGVGIGIAVSESSAANEPSTVSGILQGLACGTLIYVVFFEIVAKNHAGLRVLLSSVLGFILMFGLQIAIGEAKGKSHYVCPQTKFKEVALS
- the LOC108086056 gene encoding trypsin-2, with protein sequence MLSVLPAKPLAMPVLPGFQWMLVLLCSIGVLAEYCDNGTGECKELTGTDCPVIFYNQHLIGDNVKFCDEFNDIVCCPLPLDHQNLKPVEEARPFEKQCKQYNEAREACRSTPFIVGGTKASGREFPFMALIGTKRVNKSNVSWDCGGSLVHPKFVLTAAHCLETDEEKAQRLDPNFDSPKFVVRLGELDYDVTTDDAKVQDFRVVNYVVHPGYDDDSEERGSKNDIAVVELDREAVFTDYVAAVCLPPSSGNENQQVTAAGWGFTEDGVKSTHLLKVTLQRFSDDECQKRLRFGIETRTQFCAGSMTSEKDTCNGDSGGPIFVQHPLYPCLKQLLGIVSYGLVCGSQGVPSVYTKVHLFTDWIESIVWGN
- the LOC108086165 gene encoding vesicle transport protein SFT2C translates to MSSLKSDLDEYLLLQSDQKKSFNVKLPQLKVPSLGFFSKGAEPEVQNSWLKDTQDSCCPKLSRLQRIVGFVACLGMGGLCMTLSTFYIPVLILKARKFALLYTLGSLFFILSFCFLSGFGAFLRQMFSKQRLLTSLSYSFCLLLTLYCALVAKSTAFTVLFAVAQIIALLFMILGMVPGGATGLKFFGQLFKTSVSASTSALPV
- the LOC108086164 gene encoding U5 small nuclear ribonucleoprotein 40 kDa protein, whose amino-acid sequence is MGTKRPNTSVVLAQESKRSKSDLVAYTNRDKALLESGVRRTSNLQAPIMQLEGHEGEIFTTEFHPEGELLLSSGFDRQIYIWQVYDDCENVMAMSGHSGAVMEAHFTPDGSHIFTCSTDKTLAIWDIVTGQRQRRFKGHSNFVNSVQGSRRGQQLLCSASDDRTIKIWDARKKHAAHTLESPYQVTSVCFGDTGEQVISGGIDNEVKIWDIRKQAVLHHLRGHSDTITGMSLSPEGDFVLTNAMDNTLRVWDVRPYAPGERCVKVFQGHQHNFEKNLLRCAWSPGSDKISSGSADRHVYIWDVNTRRILYKLPGHNGSVNDVDFSPKEPLILSGSSDKTLYLGEIDD